The DNA segment GAACACATCTAAAAGGTTAAACTGTTTCACCCAGATTAGGCGCTCCTCGGCTAAGCTGAGTAAATCTTCAAGAATGGCTAAATCCGTTAAGACAATCTTCTCAATGTTTGGGCGTCTTACCTTAACTACAACTTGCTCGCCTGATGGAAGGAGAGCTTTATGTACTTGACCTATAGAGGCTGCTGCTATAGGCTCCTCATCAAAATCGTGATAGATCTCATGTAGAGGGGCGTGAAGGTCCTCTTCAATGATGGACTTTACTTCTTGATAGGAGAATGGTGGGACATGGTCTTGAAGTCTGCTCAATTCACTAATTAAATAATCCGGAAAAATGTCAGATCGAGTGCTTGCCACTTGCCCAAGTTTAATGAACGTAGGTCCTAGCTCTTCTAAGAGTAAGCGAAGTCGTTCTGCAGTAGAGCGATAGTAATTTGGGTCTTTCTTTTTTTTCGGTGTTCTCACAAAGTCTAGAAGTCCAAGATCACGAACTAAGTGACCGAACCCATAATGAAAAAGAGCTGTCAGTATGTCTTGGTATCGTTGAATATAGCGAATGCGTTTTTTAATCAATGCTTGGTCACCTCCAACTCTATAAAAAGAGACAAAAAACGCAAAGCGGCGGATCTTTAAAAAGAACCGCCATTTTTGTTTCTGGTCTGAGTATCTGTTTTACTGTTTTGGAATGGATTGTTCTAATTCTCTAATTCTGCGCTCTAATGCTTCCACTTCTTCTTTTGTTGCGATATTCATAGAACGAAGCATTTGTTGAACACGTTCTTGAACAATGCCATCAATTTGTTTTTGAGTTTGACTTCCTTTTTCAATTAAATCTTCCACAAGATTTTCTGATTCAGAACGTTTGATCTCGCCCTTTTTGACTAAATCATCTACCGCTTTTTCAATTTGTTCCTTACTAGCTACGGCAGCACCTAAACCAAGTGAATACACATTATTCAATATACTTCTGACCATGATCACATTCCTCCTGGTTAATCTCAAACGCCTGACGAGATTATTCTGTTATCTAACCCTAATACTACCTTACTTTATCGAAAATGAAAATCAATAGCCTTGTGAACGTTTATGAAGATGATTCTTCATAAGCTTGGAGATACAAGGCGTCGCCCTCAATCCATTCCCCGTATAAGATCTCTTCACACTTCTTATAACCTTGTTTATGAATTTCTTTTTGGAGCCAGGTTTCTGTAAGGTTTGCTGTTTCTAGGTTTTTCTTTGATATCTCTCCATCAAGGATCACTAACAATGGAAGAGGGACAGGAGAAGGCTTGATATTAAGCTCTTGGTTCTTTGGCGTGTCAAATGGGTGTTTCTTTAAAACCGTAATGGTCCCATCGGTTTCGAGGACTCCGTGTTCTACTTCATTAATAGAGAAAGCTCCTTTATCCCTTAACAGATGCTGCAGCTGATTAATGTCTAATTTATTTTTCTTTAACGCTTTAAAATCAACCTTTCCTTTATAGATCACAATGGAAGGGCTGCCTTCAAGCCATGAGCGGGATCTTCTAATTTTCTGTGTAATGATTTCAATCAAATAAATCAACGTTCCCCAGATTGCAATGGCAACAAGCACCCTAAAAATACTCACCTCGTCATCATAGATCGCATTACCAACGAGTTCCCCAACAACTAAGGCTGAGACAAAGTCAAAGGGAGAAAGCTGTGATAGCTGATTTTTCCCGAGAATTTTTGTTAATAATAATAAAGCAAAAAAGCCAACAATTAATTCAACAGTCAGAGAACCATAAGTAGAATCAAGCATATAACAATTCCTTTCATTTAACGTGTTTCTTAGTTTGAACGAAAAGCCGATTGTTATCCGAGAAAAAAACATGCGTTTGTTGTTATAAAATAACGCACTAACTCAAATGCTAAGTGAAATGATCGACGCAAATAAGTGAAGGATGGATGTTATGTATAAGAGGGTTATAAGCATTTGGGTGATGAGCCTACTTGTTCTCACGGCTTGTGGTGGGGCAAAGAATATAAAGTCTCTTTCAGGCGAAGATATGAATCCTGTCGTAAGCCAAAGTGACATAAATCAAGCAAAAGAGCTCGTGCTTCAAATGGAAGAAGTGACTGATGTTAAAGGAATTCAATATGAACATTTATTATTCCTTGATCCAAAAGTGAAGCAACTGGATCGTCTTAAGCTAAAGCATATCCGACAGGAGGCTTTTAAACGAGTAAAGGATGAGTTTCCTGAATCAAAAGTCCATGTGTCCACAGATCGAAAAATTTACATGGAGCTTGAAAAACTGGAACAACAATTAGCAGATGAAAAGATCGCGGCAGATGAATTAAAGAAGAAACTAGAGAAACTAGAAGAAGATATGAAGGGGTAGTGTAGATGGCAACAAATAAATTAAACCCAGAACAAAAGCAATATCAGCAACTTGCCAAAAAGCATGAGAAAAAAAGACCTGTTCTTAAGAATTGTATACGAGCATTTCTAGTTGGAGGTCTTATTTGTGTAATAGGTCAAGGGATCTCTATTTTCTTTTATACCTTTTTTGATTTCACTGAAAAAACAGCAGGTAATCCAACCGTCGCAGTTCTTATCTTACTATCTACCTTACTAACAGGTTTTGGCGTTTACGATCGAATTGCTCAATTCTCTGGTGCGGGAACGGCTGTACCTGTCACGGGGTTTGCAAATTCGGTTGCATCTGCGGCGATCGAACATCGTACAGAAGGATATGTGCTGGGTGTAGGTGGAAATATGTTCAAACTTGCAGGTTCAGTTATTGTATTTGGGACAGTTGCAGCATTTTTTGTGGCCATTATTAAAACCATCGTTCAAGGAGGGTTTTAAATGCTAGTAGGAAAACAAAGCTGGGTATTCGAAAGCAAACCGGTTATTCGTTCAACCGGGACAATAGGTGGACCTTTTGAAGCGAATGGTCGTTTGGCGGATGAATTTGATCTGTTGCATGATAACCTTTGGATGGGCCAGGGTTCATATGAAAAAGCACAAACCGTTTTAATTGAACAAGCATGTGAAAAGGCGATTGAGAAAGGTGGGCTGACAAAGGATCAAATACAGTTTATGTTGTCTGGCGATCTGGTTAATCAACTAACTCCTTCGACATTTGCAGGAAGAAGTCTTAAGATTCCTTATCTCGGACTTTTTGGTGCTTGTTCTACTTCAATGGAAGGTCTTGCAATGGCTGCGTACCTCATTCAAACAAGGGGAGCAAAACATGCTGTTGCTGTAGCATCCAGTCATAACGCAGCCACAGAAAAGCAATTTCGCTATCCAACTGAGTACGGTGGGCAAAAACCGCCAACCGCACAATGGACGGTAACAGCAGCAGGTGCAGCTGTTGTATCACATGAAGGTAATGGTCCACGAGTGACGGCCGCAACGATTGGGCGAATTATTGATATGGGATTGTCTGATCCATTTAATATGGGCGGAGCGATGGCACCTGCTGCGGTTGATACGCTAGAAGCACATTTTCGTGATACTGGAAAAAGCCCTGAGGATTACGATCTGATTGTGAGTGGTGATCTAGGTGAGATTGGACTCGCCATTGCCAAAGAATTGTGTGAGCAAAGAGGAATCGTGTTAAAGGAAAACCAGTTTAAAGACTGTGGCCTCATGATTTATAAGGAAGATCAACCTGTACTTGCTGGAGCGAGTGGCCCGGGATGCTCCGCTGTTGTTACATATGGTCATCTGTTAAACCGAATGAAAAAAGGTGAGTTAAATCGCATTCTTGTGATTGCAACAGGTGCTCTTTTATCGCCACTTTCATTTCAACAAAAGGAATCCATCCCTTGTATTGCACATGCTGTATCAATCGAAGCAGAGGGGGTGAGAGCTTGATCTTTCTTTGGGCTTTCCTCGTTGGAGGGTTAATCTGTGTCATTGGACAACTTTTAATGGATGTAGGTGGTCTAACGCCAGCTCACACCATGTCTACACTTGTTGTAAGCGGCGCCGTCTTAAATGGAATTGGCGTTTACGATCGACTCATTGATTTTGCTGGAGCAGGTGTAACGGTTCCGATTACCAGCTTCGGTAACTCCCTTGTTCAAGGGGCGATGGATGAAGTGGCTCGAAACGGTATCATTGGTGTATTAACAGGGATATTCGAGGTGACAAGTGCCGGGATTTCTGCCGCGATTATCTTTGGTTTCTTAGCTTCTCTTATCTTTAAACCAAAAGGCTAATGCTGAATGGCTTCGTATTTAATATCATGGTTTGTGTAAGCAAGCTGAATCTCACCATTTGAATTAATGGTACAAAGAAAAATGGAATCGTACGTCTGAATACCCTTCTGGTTTAATTTATCCAGGAGGTTTTTTTTGTTTATTTTGAGTCTCTTTAATATTTCTTCTTGAATTTCACCTTCAATAATGACAGGGTAGGCGATCCCTCCAGGCGTTTTTTGAATCCCTAGATCCTCAATTGAAGGAGATTGTTTCTCTGCTTTCTTATATATGCTGAGCTCACCACTCGCTTCAATAATACCAAGTTCTATTTCATCTAGATCAAATACGCTTTTGCTTCGTGCCATTTCTAAAATGTTATCTAAAGAGTACCGAATACTTTTTATATTTTGGACTAGAATTTTCCCATTTCGAATGACAACTGTTGGCTCAAATGAAATCCATTTTCCAAAGGTACGATTTCGGATAGCTAGCTTTGACACAAAGACTTGAAGTAAACAGATGCAGATGATAGCAAAGGCTGTTGGCAGGTGTTTTACACTAGGATCAGCAATGTCTGCTCCAACAACAGAAGCAAGAGAAATAATGATTAGAAAATCAAAGATGGGGAGCTCCCCGATCGAACGTTTTCCCATATACATCGTCATAACGAGAAGTAAAGGGAAAATGGTAATGATTCTTAAAATTATGAGTCCTAAATCTTTTAGTTCTTCTACCACCCGAATCACTCTTTCATTTTTTAGCTAGTCTGCTCACTTCTCTTTTTTCTAAACCCTATAACCCGTCATAAAAAAGGTTGTCCGGCATAGACATGTTGGTAAGAAGTCAGGGGACAATCCTTGAAGACAGGAACGAGGCGAGGAGCAGATGATAAAAAAGATCAGTTTATTAGTACTATCCGTATTGCTGTTAACGATGGGATGGACAACCGGGCTTGTAAAAGCAGAAGCAAACATTGGGGTCTCTGCGCAAGCTGCTGTCTTAATGGAGCAGTCTACCGGCAGAGTGTTATATGGGAAAAACGAACACGAACCGATGCGGATCGCAAGCATAACAAAGATCATGACAGCCATTCTCGCCATTGAGTCCGGTAAACTAAATGAGACTGTTACCGTGTCTGATCGAGCATTTGGAACAGAAGGATCTTCACTCTACCTACAAGCTGGGGAGAAGGTGTTACTCGAAGACTTGGTGTATGGATTAATGATGAGAAGTGGCAATGATGCGGCAATGGCTATTGCTGAACATGTAGGAGGAAGCGTCGAGGGCTTTGTTCTACTTATGAATCAGAAAGCAGAAGAGATAGGGATGGAGCACACAACGTTTCAAAATCCACATGGCTTAGATGATCTTGAAAATCATCGCTCCAGCGCATATGACATGGCTCTTCTAACTCAGTATGCGATGACCAATGAGACGTATAAAACGATCTCAAGTACAAGTGATTATCGGACAAAAGAAGGAACGACTCGAGTATTTCACAACAAGAACAAGCTACTTACCCAGCTTTATAAGTATTCAACTGGTGGAAAAACAGGATATACGAAGCTGGCCCATCGGACGCTTGTGTCAACAGCAACTAAAAACGATCTTGATTTGATCGTTGTCACACTTGATGCGCCAAGTGATTGGGATGATCATATGAATCTCTTTAATTGGGCATTTGATCAAGTAAAGCTTCAGGAGGTTGTTCAAGAGGGGCCTATTTCACTTGTTAAGGACGAGTACTATAAAGGAAGAGTCTATTCAAAGCAATCGTATTTTTACCCGATTAAGAAAAACGAGTTGAACAAGTTAAATCAAGAAGTAACACTCGTTACACCTCCCGTAGCTGAGGAAAAATTGACTGAACCTGTTGGCAAGCTAACTGTGAAAATGGATCAAGAAGTTCTGACAAGTATTCCACTTTATTATGATCCTCCAACCGTAGAAGAAAAGCGCTCCTTTTGGAATCGGTTGTTTGGAGTGATCCAGGTCGTAGTGGGGGTCCAAGCAAATGATCAATAAAATTTGGATGTCGATGTTTGTGATTGGCGTTCTTTTTGCAGCCTGGAATGGGACGATGGACCAAGTGAATGCAGCCATATTTTCAGGTGCAAAGGAGGGTGTTGCCATCTGTCTCGGTCTAATCAGTGTACTCGCATTTTGGTTAGGTTTAATGAAAATTGCCGAGGTATCTGGTCTTCTCGCAACATTTGCTAAAATGTTACGTCCTCTTGCTACAAAGATTTTTCCGGAGGTTCCTGCTAACCATCCGGCAATGGGGTATATCCTAAGTAATATCACGGCTAATATGTTTGGTCTTGGGAATGCTGCTACACCAATGGGAATTAAAGCAATGGAGCAATTAAAACAACTTAACCATAATCGAGATTCAGCCAGTCGCTCCATGGTGACGCTACTCGCTTTGAATACGGCATGTATTACGTTTATTCCAACAACCGTTATATCAATTCGGATGAGTTACGGCTCTGCTTCTCCAACAGATATTGTCGGACCAACGATTATGGCATCTGCTTGTGCATTCATTGGAGCCATAATCATTGATCGCATCTTTTATATGAGAAAGATGAGAAAGCAGCGAACAATATGAGTTGGTTAACGGAACTCTCAATCTGGTTTATTCCCTTTTTAATTGGCGGCATTTTAGTGTATGGAACGATTAAAAAAGTTCCAACCTATGAAACGTTTGTAGAAGGTGCTAAGGAAGGGTTTGGGATGTCGATCTCCATTATTCCATATTTAGTGGGAATGATGGTGGCAATCTCTGTATTCAGAGCCTCGGGTGCCCTTGATTTTATAATGAACGCGATGTCACCTCTGTTTCATTTAATAGGTGTTCCCGGTGAGATCGTGCCACTAGCATTGTTGCGTCCTGTTTCAGGAACAGGAGCGCTTGCCTTAATGAGTGATTTAATTGCCACTCACGGGCCGGACTCATTTATCGGGCGACTGGCAGCGACGATGCAAGGTAGTACCGATACTACCTTTTATATCTTAACCGTTTACTTCGGAGCTGTCGGTGTAAAGAAGATGGGAGATGCGCTTAAAGTAGGCTTGCTCGCTGATTTAGTTGGTATTGTGGCTTCTATCGTTATTATTACGATTTTATTCCATGGAGTATGAGTTCGCATAGGACTAATGATCACTAGGTGATGTCATTAGTCTTTTTTTTATTTTGAATGTTGCCTAACTATGTAATCACCCATGCTTGATCTACGTTAATTTTTTGTCTAATCTTGTGTAATGACGCTTCTGGGGGTATGATGGTACGTGAGGTGAATGATAATGGAACGGTTACAAAAAGTGATTGCCCACGCAGGCGTTGCATCCAGACGAAAAGCAGAGGAATTAATCCTCCAGGGACGGGTGTCAGTGAACGGAAAACCCGTGACTGAATTAGGTGTAAAAGTACAAGCAAATCGAGATAAAATTGAAGTGGATGGTGTTCCGATCGATAAGGAAGAACCTGTTTACTTTCTTTTATATAAACCGAGTGGAGTCATTTCAAGTGTAAGTGATGATCGCGACCGAAAAGTAGTCACTGATTATGTTCAAGTGGAACAGCGGGTCTTTCCTGTAGGACGCTTAGATTATGAAACATCCGGTTTAATTTTACTGACAAACGATGGAGAATTTGCCAATCTTCTCATGCATCCTCGACACACCATTAACAAGGTGTATGTAGCTAAGGTAGAAGGTATCCCAACAAAAGAAAACTTAAGACGACTTGAAAAGGGGATCATGCTAGAAGATGGGAAGACAGCCCCAGCTCAAGTTAAGCTTATGACCGTGGACAAGAAAAAAAATACAGCGATTGTGAGATTAAGCATTCACGAAGGTCGCAATCGTCAAGTTCGTCGCATGTTTGAAGCAGTTGGCCATGGAGTTCAGAAGCTAAAACGTGAGGAATACAGCTTCCTGACGCTAAAAGGGATGAACCCAGGTGACGTGCGTCCGCTTAAACCAATTGAGGTTAAGCATCTTCGTGAGCTTGCTGTCACGAAACCGTCATAAAACAAAAAGACAAGTAGTACAAGATAACGCTATACTAGAAACAGGCTGGCATCAGCCTGTTTTTAACTCATTCTTTCATGCAGTATGTGAGAACTTTGTACGTATAGGAGGTAGCTACGATGAAAAGAAAACGGTTAATTATGAGGTCGTCTATCTTATTTGCCATAGTTGTAGCAGTAGGAGCAACCATTTACTTTAACTTTATGAAAGATCATAGTATTGCCCAAGCAGGAAATGCGACAATTGACTTCTCCCTTAAGGATTTAGATGATGAAACTCACCAACTATCAGACTATGAAGGAAAAGGCGTAATGTTAAATTTCTGGGGAACGTACTGTCCTCCATGTGAACGTGAGATGCCTTATATGGAATCTCAATATCAAGAATACAAGGAAAAGGGTGTTGAGATTCTAGCAGTCAATGTAAATGAAGCGCCACTTGCAGTAAACACATTTGTAAACCGCTATGATCTTAGTTTTCCTATCTTACTAGATAAAAATATGCAAGTATCAGAAGCGTATGGGGTTCGGCCGCTTCCAACGACAATTTTAATAAATGAAAGCGGTATGATTACGAAGGTTCATCAAGGTGAAATGAACGAGGCCATGATTAATGAATTCTTAGATTCAATTGTGCCTAACGAGTAAGCGAGGTGTTAGAAGTTGAGTAACGTACAGTGTGAATGTGGTCAAGCCAACTCCGAAGGTACGCTAATTTGTCAAAAGTGTGGAAAACCTCTTGAGAAAACGGAGACCGAAGCACCATTGCTTAATATGCGATATGAAGGAGCTGCTCGTCGATCAAAAACATACACGAGCACAATCATAGATAAAATCTGGATGTTCTTTTCATCAGTTAAGGTTGGAATTTGGATTTTAGTAATCCTACTATTTGCTTCTGCATTAGGGAGTATTTTTCCACAGGAGGTTTTTATCCCTGCGGACCAGAATGCATCAATCTATTATAAAGAAGAGTATGGATTCTTAGGTCAGCTGTATTATGATGTTGGCTTTCATAACTTATATGGCTCGTGGTGGTATATGCTGCTATTGGCATCACTTGGGGTGTCATTAATTATTGCAAGCTTGGATCGTGTGGTTCCTCTTTATAAATCCTTATCAAAGCAGCGAATTACACGCCATCCGATGTTTTTAAAAAAGCAACGACTCTTTTCAAAAACAGAAGAAAGTAATGTCGATCAAGAGCAAATGATCAACGCCGTAAAATCAAATTTATCAAAAAAGCATTACAAAATTAGAGAGGAAAATGGAAATCTACTAGCCGAGAAAAACCGCTTTGCTAGATGGGGCCCTTATGTGAATCATGTAGGGATTATCATTTTTCTAATTGGGTGTATGCTGCGGTATTTTCCTGGTATGTATGTTGATGAATCAATGTGGGTTCGTGAGGGGGAGGAAGCAAGAGTCCCAGGAACGGATTCAACCCTGTTTGTACATAATGAACGATTTTTTGTTGAGTACTACGATGAATCAGATCCAACGTTTCAAGAAGCGCTTGAGCGAAATGGTGATCCCGTTGTTAAAACGTTTCAAACCGATGCCGTTTTGCTAGCGACCGAAGAAACGGGAGTGATCGGTGAATCAAGTGAGAAAAAGGAAGTAGCCAGACAAGAAATTCGTGTAAATGAACCCTTATCATATGAAGGTCTTTCCTTATATCAGACACAGTATAAGTTAAATGAACTTAATGAATTGTCCTTTACATTAGAAAATAAAGAGACAGGCGAAACGTATGGTCGAATGGATATCGATCTGTTTGATCCTGAAGAAGTGTATGAACTTGAAGAAGGATATAAAGTCGAAGTATTAGGGTATTTCCCTGATTACTTTATGAACGATCAAAACCAGCCGTCAACTCGTTCGCGTGTGCCCGATAATCCTTATTTCTTCTTTAAAATGTACACGCCTGATACACCAGAGGGTGAAGTAAGCTTCGTAGGAATCCAAGATAACCGGGAACCACTAGGTGAAACGGAATACAAGATGACGTTTGTGGATGTTGTAATGAAAAATGTAAGTATTTTGACTGTGCGTAAGGATTATACGATTCCATTCCTTATTGTAGGTGGAGCAATCTTTATGATTGGTTTAGTCCAAGGAGCTTATTGGACGCATCGTCGAATTTGGTTACAAAAGGTTGACAATGAATGGTGGATCGCTGGCCATACAAATAAAAGCTGGCTTGCCTTGCAACGTGATATCGGATTTGTTGCAGAGGGTACGGGCCTGAACGAGACAGTCGATCAGTCAGAAGATAAACAGAAAAAGAAAGAAGCTCAGGAGGGTTCATAATGGCTGCAGCAAGTGGAACACTTATGCTTATTGCGTTTTTTCTTTATTTGGCTTCAACGATTGCATTTGCAGTTGCTGTTACAGGGAAGAAGTGGAGAAATAAACAAGGAGAAATGAAGGGGAATCGCTGGGGAACATTTGGCTTTATTTTTAGTATACTTGCTGCCGTTTGTTCTTTAAGCTATTTTATTCTAAGGTGGTCTGTTGCTGGACATCCACCTGTAAGTAATATGTTCGAGTATATGACGTTTTTAGGCATTGCTATGGGGCTTGCATTCATTTTAATCTATAGTCTCTATCGTAACAACGTAATCGGTATGTTTACCATGCCAACAGTTATGCTCTTAATAGCTTATGCGTCTCTCTTTCCAAGAGAGGTTGCACCACTTATTCCGGCCCTACAAAGTAACTGGTTAAAGATTCACGTCATTACAACGGCTCTTGGTCAAGGAATTTTATCAATCGGATTTGCAGCCGGACTTGTTTATTTAATTCGAACATTGGATTACTCCAAGCCTGGATTAAAAACAGCAGCTCTTGAGTGGATTATGTATGCAATCACAAGTTTAGTTGGTTATATTGGGATTGGATATTTATTTAGATTATTTAATTATGAAGCTGTCTTTCAATACATAAATGAATTTGATGCAGAAGCTCAAATGACATACACCTTACCTGCGATTGTTGGACCAAACGAAGGGGAACTGTTAACGGATGGACGTATGCAGCCCTTGTTTCATGTGTGGGCTGATATTCGTAGTGATGACTTAAATACAGTTATCTGGTCGTTTATTGCCGGGATTGTGATATATGTACTTTTACGCCTTGTGTTACGAAAAAGAATTGGACATGCCATTCAACCTCTATTAAAATCAGTGAACCCTGAGCAGGTGGATGAAGTGAGTTACCGCGCCATCGCCATTGGTTTTCCGATCTTTGCATTAGGCGGGCTTGTCTTTGCGATGATTTGGGCTCAAATTGCCTGGACACGTTTTTGGGGTTGGGATCCAAAAGAAGTATGGGCGCTTATTACCTTTTTATTTTATGCTGTATACTTACATTTACGTTTATCAAATGGATGGCATGGAGAAAAGTCAGCCTGGTTATGTGTTATCGGGTTCGCCATCATTATGTTTAATCTAGTATTTGTTAATTTAGTCATTGCTGGTCTGCATTCGTATGCATAAGATCACTTCATGTGACTGAAATAATGAAGACATGGTACACTACAAGTATTAGAGCTTGTAAGTACTTGAAGGAGGCCCTAGCCTTATGGATCAACAAGAAGCAAGAATATTGGTTGTAGATGACGAGGAAAGAATTCGTCGCTTACTCCGGATGTATTTAGAGAGAGAAAATTACTCAATTGAAGAAGCAACAAATGGCCAAAAAGCGTTAGAAATGGCCCTTGAGACTGAATACGATTT comes from the Alkalihalobacillus sp. FSL W8-0930 genome and includes:
- the ccsB gene encoding c-type cytochrome biogenesis protein CcsB, which translates into the protein MAAASGTLMLIAFFLYLASTIAFAVAVTGKKWRNKQGEMKGNRWGTFGFIFSILAAVCSLSYFILRWSVAGHPPVSNMFEYMTFLGIAMGLAFILIYSLYRNNVIGMFTMPTVMLLIAYASLFPREVAPLIPALQSNWLKIHVITTALGQGILSIGFAAGLVYLIRTLDYSKPGLKTAALEWIMYAITSLVGYIGIGYLFRLFNYEAVFQYINEFDAEAQMTYTLPAIVGPNEGELLTDGRMQPLFHVWADIRSDDLNTVIWSFIAGIVIYVLLRLVLRKRIGHAIQPLLKSVNPEQVDEVSYRAIAIGFPIFALGGLVFAMIWAQIAWTRFWGWDPKEVWALITFLFYAVYLHLRLSNGWHGEKSAWLCVIGFAIIMFNLVFVNLVIAGLHSYA